The DNA region TCGGATCGCCGAGTCGCGGGGAGGGAAGACGCGGCGAGGTTTAGGCAGGGTTTGTCCCGTCTTGTCTCCCGTGCGCTTCAGCTCTCGCcgtgggaggaggaggaggggtcgccggcggtggggcGCGCCGATGCGGAAGTTCCAGGACTCCGTCAAGGCCCTCGAGGCCGACATCGAGCACGCCAATGCGCTGTGAGTCCCCCCAGAAACTTCTTGCCCCCGTTGCTTGTGCTAGTGTTAAAGCTGTGGAATCTTTTCTTTTTCGCTATTGCTACTTGTTCTTGTGGCTGAATCGCTCGCTCGCTTTTGCCCCGCGCGGCTCTTCCTTCCAGGGCGTCGGAGTTCCTGCGGGACTACGACGGGTCGTTCATCCAGATGCGGATGGCGTACAGCGCCGTCGCGCATTTCCTCGTGCAGTGGACCGACTGCAAGCTCGCCGGCGCGCTCGGCCTCCTCAAGGTCATGCTCTACAAGGTCTCGTCTCGTCTGCCACCCTATCTCGCTCCTGTCCGTGCTCGATTCGATTTCCCCGCGCGAGCAGGTTATTGAACTGCCGCTTCTCCGTTGACGCGACAGGTGTACGCGGACGGCTCGTCGGCGCTTCCCGACTGGGAGAGGGAGGCCAGCATCAGGGAGTTCTACGGTAATCGACCAACGCCCCTTGGTTCCCGTCAAACCACGGGCAATTGCTCGTCGCTGTCGACTTGTGAGTTCTGACGGCGTCGCGCGGAATAGCAGGCGTCATATTCCCGTCGCTGCTGCAGCTGCCGAGCGGCATCACCGAGCTGGACGACCGGAAGCAGAGGAGGCTCTGCCTGAAGAAATTCAGGAGCAGGGACGAGGAGCTCTCGGAGGTGGACACGGAGAGGGAGCTCGAGTGCGGCATCTGCCTCGAGGTCAACCGCAAGGTCGTGCTGCCCGACTGCGCCCACACGCTCTGCATGCGGTGCTTCGAGGATTGGTATGAGCTCTATTGTCCCCTTGTAGTTACTGGCTTACTGCATTGGCGCAAAATTTGGCGATGCTGGCTTATATTTAGCACAAAATAGTGCTCATAGGTTCCGTAGAAGAATTACATTCAGATGAATGCagtttgaaactttggattGGAACCATGGAAGGTTTGGTTTTGGTGAAATCTAACTGCTTTGCAAAGTGCTGTTTTGAATGACGCAACCCTGGTCGGTAGGCTGTCACTTCAGACCCTTATTAGTATCAAGATGGCTCTTTAGATTGCTACGTATATATAGTACGTTGACAGAATTCAAACTTCTTGATGCAAGCCGTCCATCCAAGCAACTTGCAGCGACAGTGCCATTATTATGCTAGGAAACTGTAGGAAGCTTTCTATCAAATTAGTAGCCTGTTTCGGAGTTGGGAACTCGGTACCACAATGACCATTTGTACCTGCTGAGTGCTGAAGCATCACTTTCAAATTAGGTTGCATGACTCTCATCGTAACAGCAAACTCCGTATTGTTCGTGTTTTATACTGTTGGTTTATGTTTGTCTTGAAGTTTACAATTTTCCTTTTTTACCTTATACTAGTTGGTTAGTAACAAATGAAGTCGTCTAATAATGTGATATGGTCTGTCAATGATTCTGCCATTCAGCTTATCTCATTGCTGGGTCAGGGGATAAGCTTCGCTTTCTTATGTCAACATTTTGCACTTTGCCTTGTCATCAAGCACACAAATCTGTCCTTTCCCTTCCTTCATAAATCTAATCACCGTGGTGGTGGGCCATAACAAAGTTCGTTCGCTCTCACTGCAGGAACGCCAAATCCAAGTCCTGTCCGTTCTGCCGCGCCTGTCTGGAGGAGGTGAAGCCGGGCAGCCTGTGGATGTACACCGACGACAGCGACGTTGTGGATATGGATACCTTGACGAGGGAGAACATTAGGCGGCTCTTCATGTACATAAACAAGCTGCCCCTTGTAGTCCTACATGTAGTCGATCTTGACATTTACCAGTACCGTATCAAGTAAACTTAAACTGCTCCTTGTTCATAGCTTCATACCAGCTCTTTGTTTCGTTTCAGTGCCCTGTCATTATACGGCCATGATAGGGCATGCAAAGCGCGTCGAATGTTCCAGTGGTTTTAGAGGCTGCCGGATTCAGCCATTCAGATGTGTTGCAATACTCGCTCGTGGTGCTGTTGTGGAGTGGCGGAGAGGTCTGGCAGGTGTGGCGATGCGCAGCACTGCTGGTGTACAGCGATAAGTGGCACAGGGGTGCTTAAACGGTGCATTAGCAGCAGCGAAGCTCGTTTTGCCTCGATCCTACGCGACGGGAACAAAAACAAAGAGGTCCGACCAGATGTTTTTCCCCCCTGCAGTTTTCCTGTAAAATCAGCATGGTAGGAAACTTTCGTCCATTTTCCCTAAGCAAGAATTCCATTCGAAAGGGACGAACAGTACCAATTTCCCATAGGATTTGAAATCCTCCGCTTTTCCTCCATGAATCCTTCAATACAAATACGATGTAATACGTTATTACTACAATCCCAGCGGAAAGCTCCCGTAGCTCAGTTGGTTAGAGCGTTGGTCTTATGAGCCGAAGGTCGCGGGTTCGAGCCCCGCCGGGAGCATTTTTGTAAAACTTTTTTGGAAAAAATAAAATAGAGCTGAgttttttgttatatttttcaCAAAACATAGTTTAACCAAAACAGAGCTGCAGCTTTCACTTGTCAGCCGTTGCATGGCCTTTTTTTTCCTTCATCAAAGAGATCCGAGCCTTTCGCTATATTTTTGCCTTTTTCCCCACAAAATAGATCTgcttttcttctccttcttcttttaTTTCAACACAAAACGGAGCGGATCTGTTATAAAAAAAAGACCTGAGCTGGTCAGGTCAGGTGTCAAGCCGTTGCCCATGGCTTGAGCCTTGAGCCATGGAGCCGCATCCACGTCGCAGGTGCGCAAGCGCAACGCGTCGATGAAGCTGCTGCAGTCCACGGCAGGTGCACATGGCCGAAAGATGGTCATCCCATTtaaatttttttgaaaaaagggttaaaaaataaatttgaaaaaaaggtgccgatttggaaaatttccAAAATTGATACCTCTCGCccgaccaacgggcgggagACGTGGGGCCGGACACCTCTCACCCATCCAAATATTGCGGGAGGCGTGGTGCTAAATATTTTTctaggcccctcccgagggtctcttcgcgaataaaaaattTTTCcaattcgcgaagaggcccctgatgcGGCCGCGGGGGCATCCCGCTCGCCCAACGGACGGGAGGTCCGGGGCCCGTACAGTGCGGaagggcatcccgcccgttgggcgggcgggaggttcccctagccctatataagcccccacctGCCCCCAAATTCCCATTCTATTCAgcaaaaattagaaaaaaaagaaagggaggagaggaagagaggagagcaAGCGGCGAAGacctgttcacacgtcggtttggagatatattctcgttctagtcgtatgattacttgaaaataactataatctaggaaatatttcttacggtagttatattttgaatagtttttagtattttcaattatttttagaaatatttcttagggtagttatattttgaatagtttttagtattttcaattgtttttagaaatattttttagggtagttatattttgaatagtttttagtattttttaattgtttttagtataatttatattctgaatagtttagaatctgaaaaatataatctgagaatcgctgaaacttaaggtcgttgtgtattaatatgtagtataactagtttattaataattgacagatatatcttccgagaagggtacttttagtatatattacggagaagtaaatgtgatttatgggtcgaatggggtagatttaagtgaattcaactgtgcggtcagaggaattaccagatcGTACGAGAGGATATTTGAATTCCTATGCAACTGATTAATGAGCAGATTGAGGaataatcaggagacacacactgtgagtgttcagtgcgtcataaaccgtaccactcacgctttgatctgggagctgatgccacttgcaagtaACGATGACTGGTTAAGTTATCTGCAAAAtacaagtcattggcaatggccactggtactccttgtcagtgtgtaccagaagcctttgATAAACATCGAATTTGCTGTGGGGGATGAAGATGTTGAcgaagaagttgaggagccaaacattgaggcaggtggcaccgcagtacctcaatgcgtggctgatgagggggagaacataccctgtATTGTTGAAAAGCTGCGAGATGAAGATCGTGAGTTCGAtaaagcaatgaatgccgattcgtctgatgatgacgagcATGTGCCTAAAGAATGGGTGAGCAGcaacttcagtcatcttgtcataGATGAGGGACCCAGCGTGTCttgggattgcagggagaacgaAGTTTTCCAGTGTGCGAGGTACCAGTCAATTGATGAGGTGatggaagctgttaagtgttggtctctctctctctctcttatgcgagagttcaaaacagtcgagtgcaagtctcgtaagtacgatgtggtatgtgtgaaggagggctgtccgtggcgggtgcatgcctataaaggcaaatggaaagattattgggaatgcttaattgtcactcagcacagtTGTCATTTGCTGGACGTGCAGAAGTCCCATCGCAACTTTACATCGCAATTCATTGCAAACGAGATGTACAGGATGATAGTAGCCAACCTATCatttgaaccaaagtctattatcaggcatATTCAGGAGAAgcacaagtataccatctcatacgggaaggcgtggagtgcaaaacataaggtgttagagatgaggtttggcacgttcgaggctgcatatgataatatttctCGATTGTTGGCCGtcattgtcagacccggggctacggggctgtgtatatAACGTGGTTTAaataggattaagagataaagcccgttttatctcttatttatgttgttttctactcgtttgagtagaaGATAAatctagtcggtacagaaggaaactactcgagttatacctgagtacgattccttggctagtattgactagatccatgtaatcctgacctcccggatatataagggggggtagggaccccctcaaaacacaacatctacacccaagggaatacaaactaccacacagaacgtagggtattacgcactttgcggcctgaacctgtctaaatcttatgttccttgcacttttgagtttctgatctcggtgtccctcacctaaatttaccaccttgggtgtACCCATTGGTGGGCAGccgataaaacaccgacaatcaTTTGTTAGAGAAATCCTGTAAGCTATTATGACCTAAAAAGTCTAGACAGAGGACAAGGTCCGCCCTTCATATTGCACCGGacctttttcagcttgggtccatgcattaatgCATTCCAACACTGCCGACCTATCCTGTGCATAGATGGGACCTTTCTGACAGGAAAGTATAGAGGGCAAATGCTGACAGCCATTGTAgcggatggaaacaatcaattgcttccggttgcttttgcttttgttgagagcgagaacacagacagttggtactggttacTGGAACGGGTTACGCTTACAGTCGTTCGGGACAGGGATGATGTGTGCCGGCTACATGATCGTCACGGCAGCATACtaagggcaatactagatttgcaggaggggtgtgtggagaccggagagccggccaagtggcgtgatgttcgcagtaggtggtgcatgagacatatcggtgcaaactttttcaggcagttcaagaacaagcaccttatggatatgttcaagaggctatgcaaggaaacaaaTCAACGAAAATTTAACAAgtagtggcagaaacttgatggactgaccgggaagaaaagaagcgaggACGCAGTAAGAACCAGAACTGCACAGGACGAATCAGAGGCTTTGTGTCCTTTGcaaacagatactgcacgtactggGAGGAGGTCTGGGTCAGCAgtgaaaaccttttctgaatggattgagaatgagcCGAAGGAGAAGTTGGCGTTGCTttacgataccgatggtgcaaggtacggcataatgaccaccaacttcggtGAGCTTTACAATTGGATGATGCGAgatgttcgtgggcttccactggttgcaattgtggaattcatcgtttatgggtgtaccgattactttagtGATCgattcactaaaaatcaggtatACCTGCAAGATCCTGACAGACATTTTGGGAGCATGATGACAGATTATATGACCAAGAAGGCAGCTGGCGCCCAGCTACAGCACGTACGGTaatgtggtacacaggagctcaagtttgaggtagctCCCAGAGACAGAGCACGACATGACATGAGACGTCagactcctgtaaaggagtgcatcctGAAGGTTGGTGGTACTTGTTGTTGTtcatgcatgaggccaaagTTGCTACACAGATCTtattctcatgtaatggctgcttgtgcggatattgcaCATCCTGTGGATATATATGTTTctcattacttcagaaaggagataATTGCCAGCActtggcagtatgagatctatgggttccgtatggttggagcattcactgagacagcgaatcctgtgatCTATATTTCAGACCCGAGAACAGgtcgggttaagagagggcgctGTTaaacacggcgtattcgtaagaTACAACGCTGCAGTTCATGTAACCAgagtggacacacgtataaacgttgtccgaacaatgatgctgggcctagttctgctgaagctggccttacaggtgatgctacagatggaagacctccggttgtatcaaggagtgggagacgtcgccgactGAGTGCTACTACGACATCAGGCAccgtttagttgtaattttatttgaacgttgtttgctcatgtgtaatatttgccgcgttgagtttgtatcagaCGTGGATGTGTATTTATAATTTTAACAGACCATTATGTGTGTTTGTAATTGTAACTGTGACTTAGCATTTGTATACTCTCTGTTGTATTCGTTATGTATGTTTCTAATATATGTATCGTACTTatttcatgcagatatggcgcagacaccggagctccttgacgcgacCACCGATGtacggcacaggtcgtacctggcagtggtggaggggcagcagcttcacgagttgcgccctcgtgtagcaaaggagttgttgcacgtagacgaccgctggcttgacaggtaatactttgtatttttttacaGAATGAATGTATTGCTTGTACGACAATTGTAAccataatgcaaaatataccggttacgtgaggctggtttgctgccactcgcacgtatgcttcaggccggcgacgaccaagacggtggcgccaagaagcggatgcagctcgatcgctctctacttgcggcgttggcggacaggtggcgtccggagacgcacacgttccacttgctgTGCGGGGAGATGGCGCCCATGTTGtaggacgtgtcgtacctgctcgggcttcctaTTGCGGGTGAAGCCGTTGGCCCGGTTGCTGTGCCACCTACctggagggcggagcttcaGAAGCGGTTTGCTCCAGTGAACCCGCCACATTTTTTGGACGTACCTgacgcgcccggccccgccaagggttgggtaatacaatatagggtacgtacaattatttttaattaatttaattgaatcatatgtgactacctctaagcattgaacaaatatatttcaggctcaggatctccaccctctggctgggcagtacgaggtgtcgcgctgcctagaggcatatctgttgtggttgttcggctgggctcttttctgcaactctagcaACAACTATGTAGACAAGGTTCTCATCCAgtacgcgcgcgcgattgcggatgcggaggCGGGCCAGGTatctgggtggagctggggatcggcagtgcttgctgccatGTATTGATGCCTTTGCCAGACCTGtttcaagacggagaggaccgccgtTATCACAGGCTGTCCatttctgctgcagctatggtcgtatgagcgattcgccatagcatGCCCCCTGATCAGCGAGGAGACTTATCCGCCCGAGATGTATGGGCTGTGgcacgaggatagccccacgatgggttcactttggaccgatcgacgggtaagctcTTTAAGTTGTACCTTTCTGTATAGGCAAAGTACCGacgcagttgtgtaattttgcagatgagctgggcacatcggcagaTCCGAAAATCATACCCGTAGTTCGTGTCCAAATTTGATCGGTTGCGGCCACATGATGTCATCTGGACCCCTACACCACTGCGGCtgtccagacacgtgcgccgtACGGGTTCTCCTCCCTAtgcacgcgtgacgaggcgTACTGGCTCATAAAGGCGAACCTATTGTTCGATATTGTCGtggagccgtactgcgtcgagcgagtgatgaggcagttcggtCGACGACAGCACTTCCCTCTCCTACcccgagcgttccaggccgtgccgcgcagcgtacacgagtaagtttgtgataacttgTTTTCTATTAATTATATAACCGTTACCATGAAATAATATTATCTTCCAAATATTTGCAACAGATATTcacgcaggggatatcatgccaacgaagTTAACTGGGTTATCAAGCTGCAGGAGTACGTAGGAGGGTGGCTAGACGCACCTGACGATGTGTAggacgagccgcagccacacacaGAGGCATCTTACGGCGCATATctccgctggtacctcactcgcatgcgtccgtacgtcactctttcacatattgatgacgcggagcatcagcacccgccgaccatctcggacacgtatcccttgtaccgtgatcaggcgcagcgtggcgcggtacgtctttcgcaacttcaattattacatctttttataaaaaaaatcgataacaatattactctgcttcccattactcATGCAGATTGATCTGATCAACTGCACGGAGGTCGAactacatctcagatcacgttgtttgaccgtggagtacgtgtaccggacACACACTACAAAGAGAGCTTTCGTCGGATTCatgacaacttgacgcgagcgttacgtgcactgacgtgttgcAACAGAGACGACGTGGTCCGctcacgtgtacacagctggcccatcgacctctgcagcaccgcacgcagcgtccagcggtactgccgcccgttcgagctgtaagtcctttataatgcCATTTCAATCAaatttgatttacacgactaatttcgtttgtttttatagtcatgcactcgacggcaatggggcctcctcctgcaagaatggagcctcagacgtttggcgcctatgctccaggaacgtctctcccgtcgggttcgacgccagctgctccgtattctcagggctatactcagcatgcgtggtcgatgggagctcctgcacacggtggtctgttcggtgtgccggactgggacggcGGCTCCGTCAGTTTATCGGagttggagggcggcgg from Panicum hallii strain FIL2 chromosome 9, PHallii_v3.1, whole genome shotgun sequence includes:
- the LOC112877281 gene encoding E3 ubiquitin-protein ligase AIRP2-like isoform X2 produces the protein MRKFQDSVKALEADIEHANALASEFLRDYDGSFIQMRMAYSAVAHFLVQWTDCKLAGALGLLKVMLYKVYADGSSALPDWEREASIREFYGVIFPSLLQLPSGITELDDRKQRRLCLKKFRSRDEELSEVDTERELECGICLEVNRKVVLPDCAHTLCMRCFEDWNAKSKSCPFCRACLEEVKPGSLWMYTDDSDVVDMDTLTRENIRRLFMYINKLPLVVLHVVDLDIYQYRIK
- the LOC112877281 gene encoding E3 ubiquitin-protein ligase AIRP2-like isoform X1, which encodes MRKFQDSVKALEADIEHANALASEFLRDYDGSFIQMRMAYSAVAHFLVQWTDCKLAGALGLLKVMLYKVYADGSSALPDWEREASIREFYAGVIFPSLLQLPSGITELDDRKQRRLCLKKFRSRDEELSEVDTERELECGICLEVNRKVVLPDCAHTLCMRCFEDWNAKSKSCPFCRACLEEVKPGSLWMYTDDSDVVDMDTLTRENIRRLFMYINKLPLVVLHVVDLDIYQYRIK
- the LOC112877281 gene encoding E3 ubiquitin-protein ligase AIRP2-like isoform X3 → MRKFQDSVKALEADIEHANALASEFLRDYDGSFIQMRMAYSAVAHFLVQWTDCKLAGALGLLKVMLYKVYADGSSALPDWEREASIREFYAGVIFPSLLQLPSGITELDDRKQRRLCLKKFRSRDEELSEVDTERELECGICLEVNRKVVLPDCAHTLCMRCFEDWNAKSKSCPFCRACLEEVKPGSLWMYTDDSDVVDMDTLTRENIRRLFIALSLYGHDRACKARRMFQWF
- the LOC112877281 gene encoding E3 ubiquitin-protein ligase AIRP2-like isoform X4, with the translated sequence MRWRRSSCGTTTGRSSRCGWRTAPSRISSCSGPTASSPARSASSRSCSTRCTRTARRRFPTGRGRPASGSSTLPSGITELDDRKQRRLCLKKFRSRDEELSEVDTERELECGICLEVNRKVVLPDCAHTLCMRCFEDWNAKSKSCPFCRACLEEVKPGSLWMYTDDSDVVDMDTLTRENIRRLFMYINKLPLVVLHVVDLDIYQYRIK